A genome region from Candidatus Methylomirabilis tolerans includes the following:
- the mscL gene encoding large-conductance mechanosensitive channel protein MscL, with product MLKEFKEFVMRGNVLDMAIGIVIGAAFGKIVSSFVTDILMPPVGLLVGKADFSGLFVDLSGNNHPTLAAAKAASAATINYGVFLNTVLDFLIVAFAIFLLIRQINRMKREPEAAPVAPTTKSCPHCLSSIHLEATRCAHCTSAI from the coding sequence ATGCTTAAGGAGTTCAAAGAGTTCGTGATGCGCGGAAATGTCCTCGACATGGCCATCGGGATCGTTATCGGCGCTGCCTTCGGCAAGATCGTCAGTTCTTTTGTGACCGATATCCTCATGCCCCCCGTCGGCCTGTTGGTCGGCAAGGCCGATTTTTCCGGCCTGTTTGTCGATCTCTCCGGCAATAACCATCCAACGCTCGCCGCAGCCAAGGCTGCGAGTGCGGCCACCATCAATTACGGAGTGTTCCTGAACACCGTGCTGGATTTCCTGATCGTGGCCTTTGCGATCTTCCTGCTGATCAGGCAGATCAACCGCATGAAAAGGGAGCCCGAAGCAGCGCCGGTCGCACCGACGACAAAGTCGTGCCCTCACTGTCTGTCTAGTATTCACCTGGAGGCGACGCGCTGCGCTCACTGCACCTCTGCGATCTGA